In Mycolicibacterium nivoides, the DNA window AGTGCGGGGCGCACGCCCGCACCGCGATCGGGGTGGCGTCCTTGCCTGGTGGCGCGTGCGTGGAACTCGAACTCGTCGCAGCCGTGCGCGACTGATCAGGACCGTCGCGCGGCGGTGCGTCCGATCGCAAGGCCGAGCGCGATCCCGGCCAAGGTGGTCAACAGGATCGAACACCAGTCGTTTTCGGTGAACCCTGCCTGTCGTCGGGTCGGGATCACTTCGACGACCGCGCTCTGGGTGCCGTCTGACCCCACAATCATCGTGTTGAGCTTGCGGACGAACTGCCCGATGATGCGATTGCTGACCTGAGAGATGACTCCGCTGCCGAACTGGGCGATGCGGCCGCCTAGTTCGAGGTCGGTACGTACCGTGACTTCGGTGTGGTCGCCCCGTTCGCAGGCCGACATGGTGACTGTGGCTTCCG includes these proteins:
- a CDS encoding SRPBCC family protein, which translates into the protein MQLVNEFSVDAPLDIAWAALTDVPRVVECIPGATLESHDGDDYRANVAIKVGPVGLTLAGTATVIRRDDGTHEMAVHGQARDRKGNGSAEATVTMSACERGDHTEVTVRTDLELGGRIAQFGSGVISQVSNRIIGQFVRKLNTMIVGSDGTQSAVVEVIPTRRQAGFTENDWCSILLTTLAGIALGLAIGRTAARRS